A window of the Mesorhizobium opportunistum WSM2075 genome harbors these coding sequences:
- a CDS encoding MFS transporter: protein MARLGPLLAFLALYAAIYAAFGTASPFWPRYFEARGLTPEELGVLFGLGNAARLIAGPLANRIADIFGALRVTLAVCIGIAVAGTIGLAAVQGLFLLLLVYLTQSAGLAPITTLADALATGASVREPGFEYGWVRGAASAAFVVGTLAAGQVVGIFELDAIIWMYAALLAAALAAAALVPESDTNAERAADPVGQSVMGGLRELLDVPTFRRMVVLAALIYGSHAMHDIFSVIRWTAAGVGTAASSILWSEAVAAEVVVFVLVGPILLRRLGVAGAAALAAVAGILRWVVEAGTAAGWMLAFVQPLHGITFALLHLACMRVIASSVPAHLAATAQALYAIGPGLATAGLVWVSGQLYGAYGPPAFLVMAGLCALSLPLVIGLRERPPSPD, encoded by the coding sequence ATGGCACGTCTCGGCCCGCTGCTGGCGTTTTTAGCGCTCTATGCTGCAATTTACGCGGCATTCGGGACAGCGTCCCCGTTCTGGCCACGGTACTTTGAGGCGCGTGGCCTGACACCTGAAGAGCTGGGTGTTCTGTTCGGGTTAGGCAACGCTGCCCGGCTGATCGCCGGACCGCTCGCGAATCGAATTGCAGACATTTTCGGCGCTCTCCGTGTCACCCTGGCGGTCTGCATCGGGATCGCGGTGGCGGGGACGATTGGGCTGGCTGCCGTGCAAGGTCTGTTTCTTCTGCTGCTCGTTTATCTCACGCAGTCAGCCGGGCTGGCACCGATCACGACCCTTGCCGATGCACTTGCGACGGGCGCGTCGGTGCGCGAGCCGGGTTTTGAGTATGGCTGGGTGCGAGGTGCGGCATCGGCCGCCTTCGTTGTTGGCACCCTCGCTGCTGGCCAGGTGGTCGGAATCTTCGAGCTGGATGCGATTATTTGGATGTACGCCGCGCTGCTTGCCGCAGCGCTGGCAGCCGCAGCACTGGTGCCTGAATCAGACACCAACGCCGAGCGGGCTGCCGATCCGGTCGGGCAAAGCGTAATGGGCGGGCTGCGCGAGCTGCTCGATGTTCCGACTTTCCGGCGCATGGTGGTGCTTGCGGCGCTGATTTATGGCAGCCATGCGATGCATGACATCTTTTCGGTCATCCGCTGGACAGCGGCCGGGGTTGGCACGGCAGCGAGCAGCATACTTTGGTCGGAAGCCGTTGCAGCGGAGGTGGTGGTGTTCGTTTTGGTCGGGCCGATCCTGCTGCGCCGGCTTGGCGTGGCCGGTGCCGCTGCTCTGGCCGCCGTGGCCGGAATACTGCGCTGGGTCGTGGAAGCGGGAACGGCGGCGGGCTGGATGCTTGCGTTCGTGCAACCGCTTCACGGCATAACTTTCGCACTGCTGCATCTTGCCTGTATGCGTGTTATCGCCAGCAGTGTCCCCGCACATCTTGCCGCAACCGCGCAGGCCCTCTACGCGATAGGCCCAGGGCTCGCCACCGCCGGCCTTGTCTGGGTATCAGGTCAGCTATATGGAGCTTACGGTCCCCCCGCGTTCCTCGTGATGGCAGGACTGTGTGCGCTGTCCCTTCCGCTAGTGATTGGACTGCGCGAAAGGCCCCCGTCGCCGGATTGA
- a CDS encoding two-component system sensor histidine kinase NtrB: MARSAAEVSDRHGDATLTGISQLDFRRLIENTADGVLVVSLLGTVLYANPAAAAIFGCPVADLVHIPLGRPVISGETMEITVHRPDRAPADVEMRTVELSWDGKPALLASLRDVSAQRARQEHRRQSQKLEAIGRLAAGIVHDMNNLLAVFESGLRLLQKQLREDPANPNASMLIEELLKRTQNGGALTQQLLAFSRGQSLRPQTIDLNGRIEAMTMLLERTLGNGISINLELDPALGPVVVDANQLDVAILNLAVNAKDAMAGTGTLAIETSDTPGEIEEVPALAASFVRVTVSDTGCGMSKEIMTQVFEPFFTTKADGRGTGLGLSQVYGFIKQSGGHIRIESEVGEGTSIHLFLPRAPNTGNDPLRRQDETGLNTAPAMAHRIRRG, translated from the coding sequence ATGGCGCGCAGCGCAGCCGAAGTCTCAGACCGACACGGCGATGCAACTCTGACGGGCATTAGTCAACTTGATTTTCGACGGCTGATCGAGAACACGGCCGACGGGGTTCTCGTCGTCAGTCTGTTGGGAACTGTGCTTTATGCAAATCCGGCGGCAGCCGCGATTTTCGGCTGTCCGGTCGCCGATCTCGTCCACATCCCCCTCGGCCGTCCCGTCATCTCCGGCGAAACGATGGAGATTACCGTCCACCGGCCCGATAGAGCACCAGCCGACGTGGAAATGCGGACGGTTGAGCTCAGTTGGGATGGCAAGCCGGCACTGCTTGCCAGTCTTCGCGACGTTTCCGCGCAACGCGCGCGGCAGGAGCATCGACGTCAGTCGCAAAAGCTCGAAGCGATCGGCCGGCTCGCTGCCGGCATCGTTCACGACATGAACAACCTGCTCGCGGTGTTCGAATCGGGGCTGCGACTGCTTCAGAAGCAGCTGCGCGAGGATCCTGCCAATCCGAACGCGTCGATGCTGATCGAAGAGTTGCTTAAGCGAACCCAGAACGGCGGTGCGCTGACGCAGCAATTGCTCGCGTTCTCTCGTGGACAGTCGCTGCGTCCGCAGACAATCGACCTGAATGGACGAATCGAAGCGATGACGATGCTGCTGGAGCGGACGCTGGGGAATGGGATCAGTATCAACCTTGAACTGGATCCAGCACTCGGTCCTGTCGTCGTCGACGCCAATCAGCTGGACGTCGCCATCCTAAACCTGGCTGTGAATGCCAAGGACGCGATGGCCGGCACAGGCACGCTGGCGATCGAGACCAGCGATACCCCCGGCGAGATTGAAGAGGTGCCCGCTTTGGCTGCCTCTTTCGTTCGGGTCACGGTCAGCGATACGGGGTGCGGCATGAGCAAGGAGATCATGACCCAGGTGTTCGAGCCGTTCTTTACTACAAAGGCCGATGGACGGGGGACCGGCCTTGGGCTTAGCCAGGTTTACGGTTTCATCAAGCAGTCCGGGGGTCATATTCGGATCGAGAGTGAGGTTGGCGAGGGAACAAGCATTCATCTCTTTCTTCCCCGCGCGCCAAACACGGGAAACGACCCGCTGCGAAGGCAGGACGAGACCGGTCTGAACACTGCGCCTGCAATGGCACACCGCATCCGTCGCGGCTGA
- a CDS encoding Do family serine endopeptidase yields MSYISRKRLCIGLLAGVLTLSAGGFAPVSAQEIPNDFSAIVRQKLPAVVAITTRQIIQDQTTLDDFLNPFDGRGPIQPQVREALGSGFVISPEGYIVTNNHVVADSTEIHVVFSDKETSPARLVGRDPATDIAVLKVDPRPNMTIAVWGDSDAMQPGAWTIAIGSPFGLGGTVTVGVLSARSRDIQAGPYDDFLQTDASINRGNSGGPLFNARGEVIGVNTAIVSPSGGSIGIGFAVPSRTARSIADQLIRTGRIERGFIGVRLQEVTPSLAEALGMSGTKGALVASVEPGSPAEKAGLRSGDVITRFNGKDIQGVHDLTLAAANEKPGSRATLTRNRGGSQQEVELTVGQRKDEEMRTGAVPNPEAADQGLGLSLSPIPDEARQQLGLQPGTTGVFVQEVAPNSLAAESGLKPGDVIVSANNQNVTQPSDVRQEWAKSRQQNKPILFRIERQGQSLFVAVSKS; encoded by the coding sequence ATGTCTTACATTTCCAGGAAGCGGCTGTGCATTGGCCTCCTCGCAGGAGTTTTGACGCTCTCGGCTGGCGGCTTTGCTCCGGTTTCAGCACAAGAAATCCCAAACGACTTCAGTGCGATCGTGCGTCAGAAACTGCCGGCGGTGGTCGCCATTACGACCAGGCAGATCATCCAGGACCAAACGACGCTCGACGATTTTCTGAATCCTTTCGACGGCCGCGGGCCTATCCAGCCGCAGGTGCGGGAAGCGCTTGGCTCCGGCTTCGTCATCAGTCCCGAGGGTTATATCGTCACCAACAATCATGTCGTGGCCGACTCCACCGAAATCCACGTCGTCTTCTCCGACAAGGAGACTTCGCCCGCGCGACTGGTGGGCCGCGATCCAGCAACCGACATCGCGGTGCTGAAGGTCGATCCACGGCCCAACATGACCATCGCGGTCTGGGGTGATTCCGACGCAATGCAGCCGGGTGCCTGGACGATCGCGATCGGCAGTCCCTTCGGGCTCGGGGGAACCGTTACCGTCGGTGTTCTTTCGGCCCGCTCGCGCGACATCCAGGCCGGCCCTTATGACGATTTCCTCCAGACAGACGCCTCGATCAACAGAGGCAATTCCGGCGGTCCCCTATTTAACGCACGCGGCGAAGTGATCGGCGTCAACACGGCCATCGTCTCGCCGTCGGGCGGCAGCATAGGCATCGGCTTCGCCGTGCCGTCGCGAACGGCACGGAGCATCGCCGATCAACTGATCCGCACCGGCCGGATCGAGCGCGGTTTCATCGGTGTGCGTCTCCAGGAGGTGACCCCGTCGCTTGCCGAGGCGCTTGGAATGTCTGGCACCAAGGGAGCGCTGGTCGCCTCCGTCGAGCCCGGCAGTCCAGCGGAGAAGGCCGGCTTACGATCAGGCGACGTAATCACTCGGTTCAACGGCAAGGACATCCAGGGTGTCCATGACTTGACGCTGGCTGCGGCGAACGAAAAGCCGGGGTCGAGAGCGACGCTGACAAGGAACCGCGGCGGCTCACAGCAGGAGGTGGAATTGACCGTGGGCCAGCGCAAGGACGAGGAGATGCGGACCGGTGCTGTTCCGAATCCAGAAGCGGCGGATCAAGGTCTCGGGCTGTCGCTCAGCCCAATTCCAGATGAAGCGCGCCAGCAGCTCGGTCTCCAGCCGGGTACCACCGGCGTGTTTGTCCAGGAGGTCGCGCCGAACAGTCTTGCGGCTGAAAGCGGTCTCAAGCCCGGCGATGTGATCGTCTCGGCGAACAACCAGAATGTTACCCAGCCTTCGGATGTCCGACAGGAGTGGGCGAAATCCCGGCAGCAGAACAAGCCGATCCTGTTCCGCATCGAACGGCAGGGACAATCGCTCTTCGTGGCCGTCTCAAAATCTTGA
- the kaiC gene encoding circadian clock protein KaiC: MTTAEEILVDPALERVRTGIEAFDDLVMGGLPRGRTTIVGGTPGSGKTVFATQFLAHGITMRDEPGVFVTFEESPAEIEVNMASFGWDIRGWRENNKLVFVDASPRDHDQMIIGNFDLSGLLTRVLHAARHAAAKRIVLDSVTQLFDHFVAEQTSVRRELLRIATALKREGLTVLMTAERNSEYGDISRHRIEEFVADNVVILRNALDRERRRRTIEVLKMRGSRHVEGEVPITLVVKQGIVAVPLSSLRLEQQSSTKRVTSGNPELDRMCGGGFFRDSVTLVSGATGTGKTLLVTNFLAGGAAAGERALLVGYEESRGQLFRNARGWGVDFEAMEADGRLKIVCIYPEAQNLPDHLLMVRELVEEFKPDRIAIDSLSALERIASETGFREFLISLTSFIKKHEIAGLCTATNKSLVGGQSASEQHISTLTDSIILLRYIQEGDFMHRGIMVLKMRGSEHDKQIRRFAIDGAGMHLGQPFDGAPDVFGDSAASPA; this comes from the coding sequence ATGACCACAGCTGAAGAGATCCTCGTCGATCCTGCGCTCGAACGCGTCAGGACAGGTATCGAGGCTTTCGACGATCTTGTGATGGGCGGCCTTCCGCGCGGGCGCACCACCATCGTCGGTGGCACGCCTGGCAGCGGCAAAACAGTATTTGCCACACAGTTCCTCGCCCACGGCATCACAATGCGCGACGAACCCGGCGTCTTCGTCACGTTCGAGGAATCGCCGGCCGAGATCGAGGTCAACATGGCCAGCTTCGGCTGGGACATCCGCGGTTGGCGGGAGAACAACAAGCTGGTTTTCGTCGACGCCAGCCCGCGTGACCACGACCAGATGATCATCGGCAATTTCGATTTGTCGGGCCTGCTGACGCGTGTCCTGCACGCTGCGCGACACGCCGCGGCAAAGCGCATCGTGCTGGATTCCGTGACCCAGCTCTTCGACCATTTCGTCGCCGAGCAGACATCGGTGCGTCGGGAACTCCTGCGCATCGCAACAGCCCTCAAGCGGGAAGGCTTGACGGTGCTGATGACCGCCGAACGCAACAGCGAATATGGCGATATCTCCCGCCACCGGATCGAGGAGTTCGTCGCCGACAACGTCGTGATCTTGCGCAACGCGCTGGACCGCGAGCGGCGCAGGCGCACGATCGAGGTTCTCAAGATGCGGGGCAGCCGCCACGTCGAGGGCGAGGTGCCGATCACGCTCGTGGTGAAGCAAGGCATAGTGGCGGTGCCATTGTCTTCATTGCGGCTCGAGCAGCAATCCAGCACCAAGCGGGTGACGAGCGGCAATCCCGAACTCGACAGGATGTGCGGCGGTGGGTTTTTCCGCGACAGCGTCACTCTCGTCAGCGGAGCGACGGGCACCGGCAAGACGCTGCTGGTGACAAACTTTCTGGCGGGCGGGGCAGCGGCCGGCGAACGTGCCTTGCTGGTCGGCTACGAGGAAAGCCGTGGCCAGCTGTTCCGCAACGCGCGCGGCTGGGGCGTCGATTTCGAGGCAATGGAGGCGGATGGCCGGCTGAAGATCGTGTGCATTTACCCTGAAGCGCAGAACTTGCCGGACCACCTGCTGATGGTCCGCGAACTCGTTGAGGAGTTCAAACCTGACCGGATCGCCATCGACAGCCTGTCGGCATTGGAACGGATCGCGTCAGAGACCGGTTTCCGGGAGTTCCTGATCAGTCTCACTTCCTTCATCAAGAAACACGAGATCGCCGGCCTTTGCACGGCCACCAACAAGTCGCTCGTCGGCGGCCAGAGCGCCAGCGAACAGCATATTTCAACCCTTACGGACTCGATCATCCTCTTGCGGTACATCCAGGAGGGAGATTTCATGCATCGCGGAATCATGGTGCTGAAAATGCGCGGCAGCGAGCATGACAAGCAGATTCGACGCTTCGCGATCGACGGTGCCGGCATGCATCTCGGTCAGCCCTTCGACGGCGCCCCCGACGTGTTCGGCGATTCCGCCGCATCCCCGGCGTGA
- a CDS encoding Hsp20/alpha crystallin family protein: MNMRDLIPWGRNNNQAPSIYSGGDPFVSLHREVNRLFDDVLRSFETRLPFMGQLSSFENGWPKVEISESDNELRVTAEVPGMEEKDIEVLLDEDVLTLRGEKRSETGERDYSERFYGRFERRIPLGYEVEDDKVKATFANGVLSLTLPKNPNAQSKVKRIPITH; this comes from the coding sequence ATGAACATGCGTGACCTTATCCCGTGGGGCCGCAACAACAACCAGGCTCCCAGCATCTATAGCGGTGGCGATCCCTTTGTTTCGCTTCACCGCGAGGTAAACAGGCTCTTTGACGATGTGTTGAGGAGCTTCGAGACGCGTTTGCCTTTCATGGGGCAGCTCTCGTCTTTCGAGAATGGCTGGCCGAAGGTGGAGATTTCGGAGTCGGACAATGAGCTTCGCGTCACCGCCGAGGTCCCCGGTATGGAAGAGAAGGACATCGAAGTCCTGCTCGACGAGGACGTGCTGACCCTGCGTGGCGAAAAGCGGTCGGAGACCGGCGAGAGGGATTACTCCGAGCGCTTCTACGGCCGCTTCGAGCGGCGCATACCCCTCGGCTACGAGGTCGAGGACGACAAGGTCAAGGCGACCTTTGCCAATGGCGTCCTGAGCCTGACGCTGCCGAAGAACCCTAATGCGCAGTCGAAAGTGAAGCGTATCCCGATCACCCACTGA
- a CDS encoding SPW repeat protein — MEKWLKTENRPVIDVVNLIAGIALVLSPWYLGFAAETYAAWNAWIAGAVIALIAVGALVAFHAYEEWANLAVGLWTLVSPWALGFSALAAAMWAHVIVGIIVAVLAAGSLWLFGNHPLSTA; from the coding sequence ATGGAGAAATGGCTGAAAACTGAAAATCGTCCGGTGATCGATGTGGTCAATCTGATCGCCGGCATAGCACTAGTACTGTCGCCCTGGTATCTCGGCTTTGCGGCTGAAACCTATGCAGCTTGGAACGCCTGGATCGCCGGTGCGGTGATTGCCCTGATAGCCGTGGGTGCGCTGGTCGCCTTCCATGCCTATGAGGAATGGGCAAATCTGGCGGTTGGGCTGTGGACACTGGTCTCGCCTTGGGCCCTCGGTTTTTCGGCGTTGGCGGCCGCCATGTGGGCGCATGTGATCGTGGGTATTATCGTGGCGGTCTTGGCTGCCGGAAGCCTCTGGTTATTCGGCAATCATCCGCTTTCAACCGCCTGA
- a CDS encoding NADH dehydrogenase ubiquinone Fe-S protein 4, with the protein MQKQEEREVTQAAENIAPANDNRKRALSFGRSEFPRDAVARIYKPSRSVTTSGRARPKGWRLIFERRMAPVIEPLMGYTGSGDTLTQVELDFPTVQAAIDYAERQGLAYSVQVNPAAEKSAESSSAEKRLQAGRDLVWNRLQLALLTSSYGAVSHASHYGPALADPEALYASPMDLVVDPLLTVDEKRAILRNWAWNEYLVDLATAEGMPENARPTRLDEVESALLALEQLTTAKLAVSVPEQKQKAA; encoded by the coding sequence ATGCAGAAGCAAGAAGAAAGAGAAGTCACACAAGCCGCAGAAAATATCGCACCGGCAAACGACAATCGCAAGCGCGCGCTGTCATTCGGCAGATCCGAGTTCCCGCGTGATGCGGTCGCGCGGATCTACAAGCCTTCCCGTTCAGTCACGACCTCGGGCCGTGCGCGGCCGAAAGGCTGGCGGCTGATCTTCGAGCGCCGTATGGCGCCGGTCATCGAACCGCTGATGGGCTACACCGGAAGTGGTGACACGCTGACTCAGGTGGAGCTCGATTTTCCGACGGTTCAGGCGGCCATCGACTATGCCGAACGTCAGGGCCTCGCTTATTCGGTTCAGGTAAATCCCGCGGCGGAAAAATCCGCGGAATCTTCCAGTGCCGAAAAGCGGCTGCAGGCCGGCAGGGACCTTGTCTGGAACCGCCTGCAACTGGCGTTGCTCACGAGCAGCTACGGTGCCGTTTCACATGCCTCGCATTATGGACCGGCATTGGCCGATCCCGAGGCGCTTTATGCATCGCCGATGGACCTCGTTGTCGATCCTCTTCTGACAGTCGACGAGAAACGCGCCATCCTGCGCAACTGGGCGTGGAACGAGTATCTTGTGGATCTCGCGACGGCCGAAGGGATGCCTGAAAACGCGCGTCCGACACGGCTCGACGAAGTGGAATCGGCACTGCTCGCACTGGAGCAGCTTACGACAGCGAAACTGGCCGTTTCCGTTCCTGAACAGAAGCAGAAGGCAGCGTGA
- the rpoZ gene encoding DNA-directed RNA polymerase subunit omega, producing MDPMIVLDCENTVPNRFALAVAAAGRARALSRGAEPRLTGSVTVPVELALREIAGNRFQPDEVKPFVLAGSVPRDDRVRPGRRRKLSGGEGQSLAADPALAQGAVH from the coding sequence ATGGATCCGATGATCGTGCTCGATTGTGAAAATACCGTGCCGAACCGTTTCGCGCTGGCCGTTGCGGCGGCGGGCCGGGCCCGTGCGCTCAGCCGTGGTGCCGAGCCTCGCCTGACCGGCAGCGTGACGGTGCCCGTCGAACTCGCCCTGCGCGAGATCGCCGGCAACCGCTTCCAGCCCGACGAGGTCAAGCCCTTCGTTCTGGCCGGCTCGGTTCCGCGCGATGACCGCGTTCGGCCCGGCCGACGAAGAAAGCTTAGCGGCGGCGAAGGACAATCCCTGGCCGCCGACCCCGCCCTCGCTCAAGGGGCGGTGCACTGA
- a CDS encoding Crp/Fnr family transcriptional regulator: MENPRERSDPIGNNLLRALRADDWQILQPRLEQWLAPAGTLLHEPGDAVRYAYFPRGSALVSYRVVLRDGRAIETALIGREGAVGGIVSQGRLPAYARAEVQLGGSFFRIDLNHLEEAKERSLTLRHLFARYADCLMAQVFQSVACSAAHSIEQRTARWLLAATERTGAENLTVTQEQLATMLGVGRSYLSRVIHELRHRGVIETRRSRLAVRNPEGLRSLACECNKAVSRHFNDVLEGVYPAGKTG; the protein is encoded by the coding sequence ATGGAGAATCCGCGAGAACGATCAGACCCGATCGGGAACAACCTGCTTCGGGCTCTCAGAGCCGACGACTGGCAAATCCTGCAGCCGAGGCTCGAACAATGGTTGGCGCCCGCCGGGACTTTGCTGCACGAGCCAGGCGATGCAGTCCGTTATGCCTACTTTCCTCGCGGATCGGCCCTGGTCTCCTATCGTGTCGTGCTGCGCGACGGGCGAGCGATCGAGACTGCGCTCATCGGTCGTGAAGGAGCGGTCGGCGGCATCGTCAGCCAGGGCAGGCTCCCGGCGTATGCACGGGCCGAAGTTCAACTCGGTGGCTCGTTCTTCAGAATCGACCTGAACCATCTCGAAGAGGCCAAGGAGCGTTCCTTGACGTTGCGCCACCTGTTTGCCCGCTATGCCGATTGCCTGATGGCGCAGGTATTCCAGTCCGTCGCCTGCAGCGCGGCGCATTCGATCGAGCAGCGAACGGCAAGATGGCTGTTGGCCGCGACAGAACGCACGGGAGCCGAAAACCTGACGGTGACACAGGAACAGCTTGCAACGATGCTCGGGGTCGGCCGCTCCTATCTCAGCCGTGTCATTCACGAGCTAAGGCACCGTGGCGTCATCGAAACCAGGCGATCTCGGCTTGCGGTGCGCAATCCAGAAGGACTGCGCTCGCTCGCGTGCGAGTGCAACAAGGCCGTCAGCCGCCATTTCAATGATGTTTTGGAGGGTGTCTATCCGGCGGGGAAAACGGGTTAG
- a CDS encoding circadian clock KaiB family protein: MSVSDRSDPGANGLLRLYVAGDAPGARRALENRLRIMEELAGGIEIQIVDVLAHPEEAERAGILATPTLSDESTTPPRRLIGDISNIAQVLDYFGYRKKDSGYDHS; the protein is encoded by the coding sequence ATGAGCGTCAGTGATCGGTCCGATCCGGGGGCCAACGGCTTGCTTCGACTCTATGTCGCCGGCGATGCGCCGGGTGCGCGTCGGGCGCTGGAAAACCGTCTGAGGATAATGGAGGAGTTGGCCGGCGGTATCGAAATCCAGATCGTAGACGTCCTTGCGCATCCTGAAGAGGCGGAAAGGGCCGGCATTCTGGCGACGCCGACGCTCTCGGATGAGTCAACCACCCCTCCACGCCGGCTGATTGGTGACATCAGCAACATCGCTCAGGTTCTCGACTATTTCGGTTATCGCAAGAAGGACAGCGGCTATGACCACAGCTGA
- a CDS encoding glycosyltransferase family 4 protein, producing the protein MKIAQIAPLMESVPPRLYGGTERIVSYLTEELVRQGHDVTLFASGDSSTSAELVACCDTALRLNPNAHNHIPYHVVMLERVRRRADEFDVLHFHVDVLHFPIIREFARRTVTTLHGRLDLPDLAQLYAMFDDIPLVSISNDQRRPMPPVNWLGTVYHGLPPDILPFQPKASGYLAFLGRISPEKGPEVAMEIAARAGMPLKIAAKIDAVDQSFWSEKVEPQLLRNSKVEFIGEIDERQKAEFLGNAAALLFPIDWPEPFGLVTIEAMACGTPVIAFNRGAVPEVVDNGVSGVIVESVDDAVDAIRRIGGLDRVKVRETFEKRFTVERMCSDYLAIYHSLARDQRFSLGSPNGIAAKADTITSPVSGVLAV; encoded by the coding sequence ATGAAGATAGCCCAGATCGCACCTCTGATGGAGTCAGTACCGCCGAGGCTTTATGGCGGGACCGAGCGTATCGTTTCCTATTTGACCGAAGAGCTGGTTCGACAGGGCCACGATGTGACGTTGTTCGCCAGCGGCGATTCAAGCACTTCGGCGGAACTTGTGGCGTGTTGCGATACTGCACTGCGCCTGAACCCGAATGCCCATAACCACATCCCGTACCATGTCGTGATGCTGGAACGCGTCCGCCGACGGGCGGATGAATTCGACGTTCTGCATTTTCACGTTGATGTCCTGCACTTTCCGATTATCCGTGAGTTCGCGCGGCGAACGGTTACCACCCTTCATGGTCGGCTCGACCTTCCGGATCTGGCGCAGCTTTACGCGATGTTCGACGACATTCCGCTGGTCTCGATTTCCAATGACCAGCGGCGGCCGATGCCGCCGGTCAATTGGCTCGGAACCGTCTATCATGGTTTGCCGCCCGACATTCTCCCCTTCCAGCCCAAGGCCTCGGGCTATCTGGCGTTCCTTGGCCGCATCTCGCCGGAAAAAGGGCCTGAAGTCGCGATGGAAATCGCTGCGCGCGCCGGAATGCCACTGAAGATCGCGGCCAAAATCGACGCGGTGGACCAATCATTTTGGAGTGAGAAAGTCGAACCCCAGTTGCTTCGAAATTCGAAGGTCGAGTTCATTGGCGAGATCGATGAGCGGCAGAAGGCGGAGTTTCTCGGCAATGCGGCGGCGCTGCTGTTTCCTATAGACTGGCCGGAGCCATTCGGCCTCGTAACCATCGAGGCGATGGCCTGCGGCACCCCGGTGATAGCCTTCAACCGCGGAGCCGTTCCAGAGGTCGTTGACAATGGAGTGTCCGGAGTGATCGTGGAAAGCGTTGACGACGCCGTAGACGCAATACGGCGGATAGGCGGTCTCGATCGGGTAAAGGTGCGGGAAACTTTTGAAAAAAGGTTCACGGTGGAGCGCATGTGCAGCGATTATTTGGCAATCTACCACTCGCTGGCGCGCGACCAACGATTCTCGCTGGGCTCGCCAAATGGCATCGCGGCAAAAGCAGATACGATAACCAGCCCTGTTTCGGGAGTGTTGGCTGTCTGA
- a CDS encoding MFS transporter: MSVTKAVLQEERGATVRMWLSVLTVSMGIFSMITAEQLPVGLIPAISSELNVSVGSGGLTVTIPGVIAAFASIGLPLAVGRLDRRILMAGLLAVMAAASVISALAPSFPVLLASRLLVGITIGGFWAIAGSIAVRLVPGPSVPRALTIVFGGVSAAAVLGVPAGAIIGHVVGWRGAFWSLAALSFAILLAALLVLPKLEAAEPVEIKALRAQLHNPALTAGVVATALLVAAHYGAYTFVSPVLLDVAGVSARSVGWLLLGYGILGMIGNAVAGFWAAKSVGRTLACIVIGLGATLALFPLLGVTPLTGTILLLVWGFAYGAAPVTLQTWVLGAASESPEAATAIYCFVFNLAISVGTLASSQIVDTMGVNRVLWIDAAIILLVLFPVCRAPIRNIGNS; the protein is encoded by the coding sequence ATGTCTGTGACCAAAGCAGTCCTTCAGGAGGAACGGGGAGCCACTGTGCGCATGTGGCTCAGCGTGCTCACTGTTTCGATGGGTATTTTTTCGATGATCACCGCGGAGCAACTGCCTGTAGGGCTGATCCCGGCAATTTCTTCTGAGTTGAATGTCTCTGTTGGGAGTGGCGGTCTCACGGTAACGATACCGGGTGTAATCGCCGCTTTCGCTTCTATCGGTTTGCCGTTGGCGGTGGGCAGGCTTGACCGGCGTATTCTGATGGCCGGCCTGCTCGCGGTGATGGCCGCGGCGAGCGTGATTTCAGCACTCGCGCCAAGCTTTCCCGTGCTGCTCGCGTCCAGGCTGCTCGTCGGGATCACCATCGGTGGCTTTTGGGCGATCGCTGGAAGTATCGCGGTCCGCCTCGTCCCTGGACCGTCCGTGCCGCGTGCCCTGACGATCGTCTTCGGCGGTGTCAGTGCCGCTGCGGTGCTGGGTGTGCCTGCCGGTGCGATCATTGGCCATGTAGTCGGCTGGCGCGGCGCGTTCTGGTCTCTCGCCGCCCTGAGCTTTGCCATTCTGCTCGCCGCACTGCTCGTGCTTCCGAAGCTCGAGGCGGCGGAGCCCGTGGAGATTAAAGCCCTGCGTGCACAGTTGCATAATCCTGCCCTCACGGCGGGTGTGGTTGCGACCGCGCTGCTGGTGGCTGCCCACTACGGTGCCTACACCTTCGTGAGCCCAGTTTTGCTGGACGTCGCGGGCGTCAGCGCAAGGAGCGTCGGTTGGCTCCTGTTGGGGTATGGTATTCTGGGAATGATTGGCAACGCCGTCGCAGGCTTCTGGGCCGCAAAATCCGTGGGTCGCACATTGGCCTGTATCGTGATTGGGCTCGGGGCCACGCTGGCTCTCTTCCCGTTGCTCGGCGTCACACCGCTCACGGGAACCATCCTGCTGCTGGTGTGGGGCTTCGCGTATGGTGCGGCTCCCGTCACGCTGCAGACGTGGGTGTTAGGTGCAGCATCAGAAAGCCCGGAAGCTGCGACGGCCATCTACTGCTTCGTTTTCAATCTTGCGATCTCCGTGGGTACCCTCGCGAGCAGTCAGATCGTCGATACTATGGGCGTGAACAGGGTCCTCTGGATCGATGCGGCCATCATCCTGCTGGTGCTGTTCCCCGTTTGCCGCGCACCCATCCGGAACATCGGAAACTCGTAA